From a single Drosophila sulfurigaster albostrigata strain 15112-1811.04 chromosome 3, ASM2355843v2, whole genome shotgun sequence genomic region:
- the LOC133844112 gene encoding DENN domain-containing protein 1A isoform X6: MGSRIKNDVKKLFEFWCEVKPTRGIDRGTISRNGGGTATPAGVIIESFPEGFRDKEVLTGIPSFAFPCDIERGSVQSYSFVHTTGDSKWRFGFCRHDPKTDTAMVLITYLPWHDTFLKLLIVLAELRRTDRNGFRTFLSEAYNRGVPDSGGSLTVFYSSGQSHFTFERPLQFQLPSIPENHNLNLYYNFVDPKEMICVFAAMLAERRIIFTSSHLDRLSSCIQAANAFLYPMVWQHIFIPVLPWEFKDYLGAPMPYLIGVPKPVLDTVSDDELGEVVILNCDTKIFESPFDDVRSLPPEIVSQLKKYLSHTQDHIGDRVSKIFLGALVQLIGGYRDAVEFHDTCKTFNHAKFIESRPAHLRPFLTKMMELQIFAQFVDDRLKMLNSGLGFSDEFELETVRYAEKMKKRGRNYVFLKQMKDKTNPAVKSAVKSVKESSRGVKTAYKKWRDNGSHNPNHQFHFGLGSPQHSDRPDGSNGAAFGRKVTHRSAPSSPVCSKRLEGEISVNGGGGIATREQTSLQLHPAHGQPRRGPVSLAMSSSSSHIPANGSTLGASMRGNCDHLVGASPAVSSASSICSSEMNLSQELQNHPLFKTPAVDRSSPRSNSSAQPQPEDSMNDLISLDDSNNTSFDLEDFDPLNQNARPLPPLGSKHFNSNKTKSSTLPAGVTSSVVMQANNSVNNPLYPYFAPKHMATVAAVTNRVTPLPPQIQRNNMTGVKPDDDFELLRKYGLDQFSLNVTTTTTTPSNTTAPALTAGTGVGKGMNNWTTFD, translated from the exons ATGGGTTCGCGTATCAA AAATGATGTGAAAAAACTCTTTGAGTTTTGGTGCGAAGTGAAACCCACGCGAGGCATTGATCGTGGCACTATCAGTCGAAATGGAGGAGGCACAGCGACGCCCGCTGGCGTTATTATCGAGAGTTTCCCAGAGGGATTTCGCGATAAGGAGGTGCTCACCGGCATACCATCGTTTGCCTTTCCCTGCGACATCGAAAG GGGATCAGTGCAATCGTATTCATTTGTACATACCACCGGCGACTCGAAATGGCGATTTGGCTTCTGTCGACACGATCCTAAAACGGATACGGCGATGGTGCTGATCACCTATCTGCCCTGGCACGACACCTTCCTCAAGCTGTTGATTGTACTGGCCGAACTGCGGCGTACGGATCGAAATGGCTTTCGAACCTTCCTATCGGAGGCTTACAACAGAGGCGTGCCCGATTCGGGCGGCAGTTTAACGGTATTCTACAGTAGCGGACAGAGC CATTTTACGTTTGAACGTCCGTTGCAGTTTCAGCTGCCTAGCATACCAGAAAAT CATAACCTAAATCTGTATTACAATTTTGTGGATCCGAAGGAGATGATCTGTGTATTTGCTGCCATGCTTGCCGAACGGCGAATCATATTCACTTCCAGCCACTTGGATAGGCTCTCCTCTTGCATTCAAGCAGCCAATGCATTCCTCTATCCTATGGTCTGGCAGCACATATTCATACCGGTGTTGCCTTGGGAATTTAAGGATTACCTGGGTGCACCCATGCCATATCTAATTGGTGTGCCAAAGCCAGTACTCGACACT gTTTCCGACGATGAGCTCGGAGAAGTTGTGATCTTAAACTGTGATACAAAGATATTCGAAAGCCCCTTTGATGATGTGCGTTCGCTGCCGCCGGAGATTGTGTCGCAACTTAAGAAATATCTGAGCCACACGCAGGATCACATTGGGGATCGTGTATCGAAAATATTTCTAGGTGCACTGGTGCAGCTGATTGGCGGCTATCGGGATGCTGTTGAGTTTCACGACACCTGCAAGACGTTCAATCACGCCAAATTCATTGAATCTCGGCCCGCACATTTGCGTCCCTTTCTAACCAAAATGATGGAGTTGCAGATCTTTGCGCAATTCGTCGACGATCGACTCAAAATGCTCAATAGCGGTTTGGGATTCTCCGATGAATTCGAACTGGAAACTGTGCGCTATGCGGAAAAGATGAAGAAACGCGGTCGCAACTATGTATTCCTAAAGCAAATGAAGGACAAG ACTAATCCAGCTGTTAAGTCTGCCGTCAAATCG GTCAAGGAGAGTTCGCGTGGCGTTAAGACCGCCTACAAGAAGTGGCGCGACAACGGCAGCCACAATCCCAATCATCAGTTCCACTTTGGCCTCGGCTCGCCACAGCACTCGGATCGACCGGACGGCAGCAACGGTGCTGCATTTGGGCGGAAGGTCACCCATCGTTCGGCGCCCAGTTCACCGGTTTGCAGTAAACGGCTGGAGGGCGAGATTAGCGTgaatggaggaggaggaatcGCGACTCGGGAGCAAACGTCGCTGCAATTGCATCCAGCGCATGGCCAGCCACGTCGTGGCCCCGTTTCGCTGGCCATGTCGAGCTCAAGTAGTCACATACCCGCGAATGGTTCTACGCTGGGTGCGTCGATGCGTGGTAATTGTGATCATCTTGTGGGTGCGTCTCCTGCTGTTAGCTCGGCAAGCTCGATCTGCTCATCGGAGATGAATCTGTCGCAGGAGCTGCAGAATCATCCGCTCTTTAAGACGCCCGCCGTTGATCGCAGC TCACCGCGGAGCAATAGTAGCGCACAACCCCAACCAGAGGATAGCATGAATGATCTGATATCGCTGGACGATAGCAACAACACTAGCTTCGATCTGGAGGACTTCGATCCGCTCAATCAGAATGCAAGACCCTTGCCACCGCTGGGCAGCAAACatttcaacagcaacaagacgAAGTCAAGCACACTGCCCGCCGGCGTCACCAGCAGCGTGGTTATGCAGGCCAATAATAGTGTCAACAATCCGCTGTATCCATACTTTGCGCCCAAGCACATGGCCACTGTGGCTGCGGTCACAAATCGAGTGACTCCGTTGCCCCCACAAATACAACGCAACAATATGACAGGTGTGAAGCCGGATGATGACTTTGAGCTGTTGCGAAAATATGGGTTAGATCAGTTCTCATTAAATGTAACCACGACGACAACGACTCCGAGCAATACCACAGCGCCAGCATTAACCGCAGGCACAGGCGTTGGCAAGGGAATGAATAACTGGACGACCTTTGACTAA
- the LOC133844112 gene encoding DENN domain-containing protein 1A isoform X2, translating to MGSRIKNDVKKLFEFWCEVKPTRGIDRGTISRNGGGTATPAGVIIESFPEGFRDKEVLTGIPSFAFPCDIERGSVQSYSFVHTTGDSKWRFGFCRHDPKTDTAMVLITYLPWHDTFLKLLIVLAELRRTDRNGFRTFLSEAYNRGVPDSGGSLTVFYSSGQSHFTFERPLQFQLPSIPENHNLNLYYNFVDPKEMICVFAAMLAERRIIFTSSHLDRLSSCIQAANAFLYPMVWQHIFIPVLPWEFKDYLGAPMPYLIGVPKPVLDTVSDDELGEVVILNCDTKIFESPFDDVRSLPPEIVSQLKKYLSHTQDHIGDRVSKIFLGALVQLIGGYRDAVEFHDTCKTFNHAKFIESRPAHLRPFLTKMMELQIFAQFVDDRLKMLNSGLGFSDEFELETVRYAEKMKKRGRNYVFLKQMKDKTNPAVKSAVKSVKESSRGVKTAYKKWRDNGSHNPNHQFHFGLGSPQHSDRPDGSNGAAFGRKVTHRSAPSSPVCSKRLEGEISVNGGGGIATREQTSLQLHPAHGQPRRGPVSLAMSSSSSHIPANGSTLGASMRGNCDHLVGASPAVSSASSICSSEMNLSQELQNHPLFKTPAVDRSLKPNAEHHSTRSRIAAANTNGAPPARPPPPTTQPVSYYNHPYAPSNSTPSHVVVESKPPRHTSTPAKGRQLATTDSSFDNPPDMQSPPIPPRRQCSANAVVAATAAAVTAGINRLERNCWQDEQNDSLRCSNTSTGSASSSSASSSSCSSGASFVTAASRFSQLNMSSPNGSEPAPIPTPRAKRESPRSNSSAQPQPEDSMNDLISLDDSNNTSFDLEDFDPLNQNARPLPPLGSKHFNSNKTKSSTLPAGVTSSVVMQANNSVNNPLYPYFAPKHMATVAAVTNRVTPLPPQIQRNNMTGVKPDDDFELLRKYGLDQFSLNVTTTTTTPSNTTAPALTAGTGVGKGMNNWTTFD from the exons ATGGGTTCGCGTATCAA AAATGATGTGAAAAAACTCTTTGAGTTTTGGTGCGAAGTGAAACCCACGCGAGGCATTGATCGTGGCACTATCAGTCGAAATGGAGGAGGCACAGCGACGCCCGCTGGCGTTATTATCGAGAGTTTCCCAGAGGGATTTCGCGATAAGGAGGTGCTCACCGGCATACCATCGTTTGCCTTTCCCTGCGACATCGAAAG GGGATCAGTGCAATCGTATTCATTTGTACATACCACCGGCGACTCGAAATGGCGATTTGGCTTCTGTCGACACGATCCTAAAACGGATACGGCGATGGTGCTGATCACCTATCTGCCCTGGCACGACACCTTCCTCAAGCTGTTGATTGTACTGGCCGAACTGCGGCGTACGGATCGAAATGGCTTTCGAACCTTCCTATCGGAGGCTTACAACAGAGGCGTGCCCGATTCGGGCGGCAGTTTAACGGTATTCTACAGTAGCGGACAGAGC CATTTTACGTTTGAACGTCCGTTGCAGTTTCAGCTGCCTAGCATACCAGAAAAT CATAACCTAAATCTGTATTACAATTTTGTGGATCCGAAGGAGATGATCTGTGTATTTGCTGCCATGCTTGCCGAACGGCGAATCATATTCACTTCCAGCCACTTGGATAGGCTCTCCTCTTGCATTCAAGCAGCCAATGCATTCCTCTATCCTATGGTCTGGCAGCACATATTCATACCGGTGTTGCCTTGGGAATTTAAGGATTACCTGGGTGCACCCATGCCATATCTAATTGGTGTGCCAAAGCCAGTACTCGACACT gTTTCCGACGATGAGCTCGGAGAAGTTGTGATCTTAAACTGTGATACAAAGATATTCGAAAGCCCCTTTGATGATGTGCGTTCGCTGCCGCCGGAGATTGTGTCGCAACTTAAGAAATATCTGAGCCACACGCAGGATCACATTGGGGATCGTGTATCGAAAATATTTCTAGGTGCACTGGTGCAGCTGATTGGCGGCTATCGGGATGCTGTTGAGTTTCACGACACCTGCAAGACGTTCAATCACGCCAAATTCATTGAATCTCGGCCCGCACATTTGCGTCCCTTTCTAACCAAAATGATGGAGTTGCAGATCTTTGCGCAATTCGTCGACGATCGACTCAAAATGCTCAATAGCGGTTTGGGATTCTCCGATGAATTCGAACTGGAAACTGTGCGCTATGCGGAAAAGATGAAGAAACGCGGTCGCAACTATGTATTCCTAAAGCAAATGAAGGACAAG ACTAATCCAGCTGTTAAGTCTGCCGTCAAATCG GTCAAGGAGAGTTCGCGTGGCGTTAAGACCGCCTACAAGAAGTGGCGCGACAACGGCAGCCACAATCCCAATCATCAGTTCCACTTTGGCCTCGGCTCGCCACAGCACTCGGATCGACCGGACGGCAGCAACGGTGCTGCATTTGGGCGGAAGGTCACCCATCGTTCGGCGCCCAGTTCACCGGTTTGCAGTAAACGGCTGGAGGGCGAGATTAGCGTgaatggaggaggaggaatcGCGACTCGGGAGCAAACGTCGCTGCAATTGCATCCAGCGCATGGCCAGCCACGTCGTGGCCCCGTTTCGCTGGCCATGTCGAGCTCAAGTAGTCACATACCCGCGAATGGTTCTACGCTGGGTGCGTCGATGCGTGGTAATTGTGATCATCTTGTGGGTGCGTCTCCTGCTGTTAGCTCGGCAAGCTCGATCTGCTCATCGGAGATGAATCTGTCGCAGGAGCTGCAGAATCATCCGCTCTTTAAGACGCCCGCCGTTGATCGCAGC CTTAAGCCAAATGCCGAACACCACAGCACACGATCGCGCATCGCCGCTGCAAATACAAATGGAGCACCGCCCGCACGTCCTCCGCCGCCAACCACACAGCCCGTCTCCTACTACAATCATCCGTATGCGCCCAGCAATTCAACGCCCTCGCATGTTGTGGTGGAGTCAAAGCCACCGCGGCACACATCGACGCCTGCGAAGGGACGTCAACTGGCGACCACAGACTCCAGTTTTGACAATCCACCGGATATGCAATCACCACCGATACCGCCAAGGCGTCAGTGCAGCGCTAATGCTGTGGTGGCGGCCACAGCTGCCGCAGTGACGGCTGGCATTAATCGACTGGAGCGTAATTGCTGGCAGGATGAGCAGAATGATTCGTTGCGCTGCTCAAACACGTCAACAGGATCGGCGTCATCgtcgtcggcgtcgtcgtcatccTGCTCGTCGGGTGCCTCGTTTGTAACGGCTGCCTCAAGGTTCTCGCAGCTAAATATGTCCTCGCCGAACGGCTCCGAGCCGGCGCCGATACCAACGCCGCGGGCCAAAAGAGAG TCACCGCGGAGCAATAGTAGCGCACAACCCCAACCAGAGGATAGCATGAATGATCTGATATCGCTGGACGATAGCAACAACACTAGCTTCGATCTGGAGGACTTCGATCCGCTCAATCAGAATGCAAGACCCTTGCCACCGCTGGGCAGCAAACatttcaacagcaacaagacgAAGTCAAGCACACTGCCCGCCGGCGTCACCAGCAGCGTGGTTATGCAGGCCAATAATAGTGTCAACAATCCGCTGTATCCATACTTTGCGCCCAAGCACATGGCCACTGTGGCTGCGGTCACAAATCGAGTGACTCCGTTGCCCCCACAAATACAACGCAACAATATGACAGGTGTGAAGCCGGATGATGACTTTGAGCTGTTGCGAAAATATGGGTTAGATCAGTTCTCATTAAATGTAACCACGACGACAACGACTCCGAGCAATACCACAGCGCCAGCATTAACCGCAGGCACAGGCGTTGGCAAGGGAATGAATAACTGGACGACCTTTGACTAA
- the LOC133844112 gene encoding DENN domain-containing protein 1A isoform X1: MGSRIKNDVKKLFEFWCEVKPTRGIDRGTISRNGGGTATPAGVIIESFPEGFRDKEVLTGIPSFAFPCDIERGSVQSYSFVHTTGDSKWRFGFCRHDPKTDTAMVLITYLPWHDTFLKLLIVLAELRRTDRNGFRTFLSEAYNRGVPDSGGSLTVFYSSGQSHFTFERPLQFQLPSIPENHNLNLYYNFVDPKEMICVFAAMLAERRIIFTSSHLDRLSSCIQAANAFLYPMVWQHIFIPVLPWEFKDYLGAPMPYLIGVPKPVLDTVSDDELGEVVILNCDTKIFESPFDDVRSLPPEIVSQLKKYLSHTQDHIGDRVSKIFLGALVQLIGGYRDAVEFHDTCKTFNHAKFIESRPAHLRPFLTKMMELQIFAQFVDDRLKMLNSGLGFSDEFELETVRYAEKMKKRGRNYVFLKQMKDKTNPAVKSAVKSVKESSRGVKTAYKKWRDNGSHNPNHQFHFGLGSPQHSDRPDGSNGAAFGRKVTHRSAPSSPVCSKRLEGEISVNGGGGIATREQTSLQLHPAHGQPRRGPVSLAMSSSSSHIPANGSTLGASMRGNCDHLVGASPAVSSASSICSSEMNLSQELQNHPLFKTPAVDRSVSSMLKPNAEHHSTRSRIAAANTNGAPPARPPPPTTQPVSYYNHPYAPSNSTPSHVVVESKPPRHTSTPAKGRQLATTDSSFDNPPDMQSPPIPPRRQCSANAVVAATAAAVTAGINRLERNCWQDEQNDSLRCSNTSTGSASSSSASSSSCSSGASFVTAASRFSQLNMSSPNGSEPAPIPTPRAKRESPRSNSSAQPQPEDSMNDLISLDDSNNTSFDLEDFDPLNQNARPLPPLGSKHFNSNKTKSSTLPAGVTSSVVMQANNSVNNPLYPYFAPKHMATVAAVTNRVTPLPPQIQRNNMTGVKPDDDFELLRKYGLDQFSLNVTTTTTTPSNTTAPALTAGTGVGKGMNNWTTFD; this comes from the exons ATGGGTTCGCGTATCAA AAATGATGTGAAAAAACTCTTTGAGTTTTGGTGCGAAGTGAAACCCACGCGAGGCATTGATCGTGGCACTATCAGTCGAAATGGAGGAGGCACAGCGACGCCCGCTGGCGTTATTATCGAGAGTTTCCCAGAGGGATTTCGCGATAAGGAGGTGCTCACCGGCATACCATCGTTTGCCTTTCCCTGCGACATCGAAAG GGGATCAGTGCAATCGTATTCATTTGTACATACCACCGGCGACTCGAAATGGCGATTTGGCTTCTGTCGACACGATCCTAAAACGGATACGGCGATGGTGCTGATCACCTATCTGCCCTGGCACGACACCTTCCTCAAGCTGTTGATTGTACTGGCCGAACTGCGGCGTACGGATCGAAATGGCTTTCGAACCTTCCTATCGGAGGCTTACAACAGAGGCGTGCCCGATTCGGGCGGCAGTTTAACGGTATTCTACAGTAGCGGACAGAGC CATTTTACGTTTGAACGTCCGTTGCAGTTTCAGCTGCCTAGCATACCAGAAAAT CATAACCTAAATCTGTATTACAATTTTGTGGATCCGAAGGAGATGATCTGTGTATTTGCTGCCATGCTTGCCGAACGGCGAATCATATTCACTTCCAGCCACTTGGATAGGCTCTCCTCTTGCATTCAAGCAGCCAATGCATTCCTCTATCCTATGGTCTGGCAGCACATATTCATACCGGTGTTGCCTTGGGAATTTAAGGATTACCTGGGTGCACCCATGCCATATCTAATTGGTGTGCCAAAGCCAGTACTCGACACT gTTTCCGACGATGAGCTCGGAGAAGTTGTGATCTTAAACTGTGATACAAAGATATTCGAAAGCCCCTTTGATGATGTGCGTTCGCTGCCGCCGGAGATTGTGTCGCAACTTAAGAAATATCTGAGCCACACGCAGGATCACATTGGGGATCGTGTATCGAAAATATTTCTAGGTGCACTGGTGCAGCTGATTGGCGGCTATCGGGATGCTGTTGAGTTTCACGACACCTGCAAGACGTTCAATCACGCCAAATTCATTGAATCTCGGCCCGCACATTTGCGTCCCTTTCTAACCAAAATGATGGAGTTGCAGATCTTTGCGCAATTCGTCGACGATCGACTCAAAATGCTCAATAGCGGTTTGGGATTCTCCGATGAATTCGAACTGGAAACTGTGCGCTATGCGGAAAAGATGAAGAAACGCGGTCGCAACTATGTATTCCTAAAGCAAATGAAGGACAAG ACTAATCCAGCTGTTAAGTCTGCCGTCAAATCG GTCAAGGAGAGTTCGCGTGGCGTTAAGACCGCCTACAAGAAGTGGCGCGACAACGGCAGCCACAATCCCAATCATCAGTTCCACTTTGGCCTCGGCTCGCCACAGCACTCGGATCGACCGGACGGCAGCAACGGTGCTGCATTTGGGCGGAAGGTCACCCATCGTTCGGCGCCCAGTTCACCGGTTTGCAGTAAACGGCTGGAGGGCGAGATTAGCGTgaatggaggaggaggaatcGCGACTCGGGAGCAAACGTCGCTGCAATTGCATCCAGCGCATGGCCAGCCACGTCGTGGCCCCGTTTCGCTGGCCATGTCGAGCTCAAGTAGTCACATACCCGCGAATGGTTCTACGCTGGGTGCGTCGATGCGTGGTAATTGTGATCATCTTGTGGGTGCGTCTCCTGCTGTTAGCTCGGCAAGCTCGATCTGCTCATCGGAGATGAATCTGTCGCAGGAGCTGCAGAATCATCCGCTCTTTAAGACGCCCGCCGTTGATCGCAGCGTAAGTAGCATG CTTAAGCCAAATGCCGAACACCACAGCACACGATCGCGCATCGCCGCTGCAAATACAAATGGAGCACCGCCCGCACGTCCTCCGCCGCCAACCACACAGCCCGTCTCCTACTACAATCATCCGTATGCGCCCAGCAATTCAACGCCCTCGCATGTTGTGGTGGAGTCAAAGCCACCGCGGCACACATCGACGCCTGCGAAGGGACGTCAACTGGCGACCACAGACTCCAGTTTTGACAATCCACCGGATATGCAATCACCACCGATACCGCCAAGGCGTCAGTGCAGCGCTAATGCTGTGGTGGCGGCCACAGCTGCCGCAGTGACGGCTGGCATTAATCGACTGGAGCGTAATTGCTGGCAGGATGAGCAGAATGATTCGTTGCGCTGCTCAAACACGTCAACAGGATCGGCGTCATCgtcgtcggcgtcgtcgtcatccTGCTCGTCGGGTGCCTCGTTTGTAACGGCTGCCTCAAGGTTCTCGCAGCTAAATATGTCCTCGCCGAACGGCTCCGAGCCGGCGCCGATACCAACGCCGCGGGCCAAAAGAGAG TCACCGCGGAGCAATAGTAGCGCACAACCCCAACCAGAGGATAGCATGAATGATCTGATATCGCTGGACGATAGCAACAACACTAGCTTCGATCTGGAGGACTTCGATCCGCTCAATCAGAATGCAAGACCCTTGCCACCGCTGGGCAGCAAACatttcaacagcaacaagacgAAGTCAAGCACACTGCCCGCCGGCGTCACCAGCAGCGTGGTTATGCAGGCCAATAATAGTGTCAACAATCCGCTGTATCCATACTTTGCGCCCAAGCACATGGCCACTGTGGCTGCGGTCACAAATCGAGTGACTCCGTTGCCCCCACAAATACAACGCAACAATATGACAGGTGTGAAGCCGGATGATGACTTTGAGCTGTTGCGAAAATATGGGTTAGATCAGTTCTCATTAAATGTAACCACGACGACAACGACTCCGAGCAATACCACAGCGCCAGCATTAACCGCAGGCACAGGCGTTGGCAAGGGAATGAATAACTGGACGACCTTTGACTAA
- the LOC133844112 gene encoding DENN domain-containing protein 1A isoform X5 translates to MGSRIKNDVKKLFEFWCEVKPTRGIDRGTISRNGGGTATPAGVIIESFPEGFRDKEVLTGIPSFAFPCDIERGSVQSYSFVHTTGDSKWRFGFCRHDPKTDTAMVLITYLPWHDTFLKLLIVLAELRRTDRNGFRTFLSEAYNRGVPDSGGSLTVFYSSGQSHFTFERPLQFQLPSIPENHNLNLYYNFVDPKEMICVFAAMLAERRIIFTSSHLDRLSSCIQAANAFLYPMVWQHIFIPVLPWEFKDYLGAPMPYLIGVPKPVLDTVSDDELGEVVILNCDTKIFESPFDDVRSLPPEIVSQLKKYLSHTQDHIGDRVSKIFLGALVQLIGGYRDAVEFHDTCKTFNHAKFIESRPAHLRPFLTKMMELQIFAQFVDDRLKMLNSGLGFSDEFELETVRYAEKMKKRGRNYVFLKQMKDKTNPAVKSAVKSVKESSRGVKTAYKKWRDNGSHNPNHQFHFGLGSPQHSDRPDGSNGAAFGRKVTHRSAPSSPVCSKRLEGEISVNGGGGIATREQTSLQLHPAHGQPRRGPVSLAMSSSSSHIPANGSTLGASMRGNCDHLVGASPAVSSASSICSSEMNLSQELQNHPLFKTPAVDRSVSSMSPRSNSSAQPQPEDSMNDLISLDDSNNTSFDLEDFDPLNQNARPLPPLGSKHFNSNKTKSSTLPAGVTSSVVMQANNSVNNPLYPYFAPKHMATVAAVTNRVTPLPPQIQRNNMTGVKPDDDFELLRKYGLDQFSLNVTTTTTTPSNTTAPALTAGTGVGKGMNNWTTFD, encoded by the exons ATGGGTTCGCGTATCAA AAATGATGTGAAAAAACTCTTTGAGTTTTGGTGCGAAGTGAAACCCACGCGAGGCATTGATCGTGGCACTATCAGTCGAAATGGAGGAGGCACAGCGACGCCCGCTGGCGTTATTATCGAGAGTTTCCCAGAGGGATTTCGCGATAAGGAGGTGCTCACCGGCATACCATCGTTTGCCTTTCCCTGCGACATCGAAAG GGGATCAGTGCAATCGTATTCATTTGTACATACCACCGGCGACTCGAAATGGCGATTTGGCTTCTGTCGACACGATCCTAAAACGGATACGGCGATGGTGCTGATCACCTATCTGCCCTGGCACGACACCTTCCTCAAGCTGTTGATTGTACTGGCCGAACTGCGGCGTACGGATCGAAATGGCTTTCGAACCTTCCTATCGGAGGCTTACAACAGAGGCGTGCCCGATTCGGGCGGCAGTTTAACGGTATTCTACAGTAGCGGACAGAGC CATTTTACGTTTGAACGTCCGTTGCAGTTTCAGCTGCCTAGCATACCAGAAAAT CATAACCTAAATCTGTATTACAATTTTGTGGATCCGAAGGAGATGATCTGTGTATTTGCTGCCATGCTTGCCGAACGGCGAATCATATTCACTTCCAGCCACTTGGATAGGCTCTCCTCTTGCATTCAAGCAGCCAATGCATTCCTCTATCCTATGGTCTGGCAGCACATATTCATACCGGTGTTGCCTTGGGAATTTAAGGATTACCTGGGTGCACCCATGCCATATCTAATTGGTGTGCCAAAGCCAGTACTCGACACT gTTTCCGACGATGAGCTCGGAGAAGTTGTGATCTTAAACTGTGATACAAAGATATTCGAAAGCCCCTTTGATGATGTGCGTTCGCTGCCGCCGGAGATTGTGTCGCAACTTAAGAAATATCTGAGCCACACGCAGGATCACATTGGGGATCGTGTATCGAAAATATTTCTAGGTGCACTGGTGCAGCTGATTGGCGGCTATCGGGATGCTGTTGAGTTTCACGACACCTGCAAGACGTTCAATCACGCCAAATTCATTGAATCTCGGCCCGCACATTTGCGTCCCTTTCTAACCAAAATGATGGAGTTGCAGATCTTTGCGCAATTCGTCGACGATCGACTCAAAATGCTCAATAGCGGTTTGGGATTCTCCGATGAATTCGAACTGGAAACTGTGCGCTATGCGGAAAAGATGAAGAAACGCGGTCGCAACTATGTATTCCTAAAGCAAATGAAGGACAAG ACTAATCCAGCTGTTAAGTCTGCCGTCAAATCG GTCAAGGAGAGTTCGCGTGGCGTTAAGACCGCCTACAAGAAGTGGCGCGACAACGGCAGCCACAATCCCAATCATCAGTTCCACTTTGGCCTCGGCTCGCCACAGCACTCGGATCGACCGGACGGCAGCAACGGTGCTGCATTTGGGCGGAAGGTCACCCATCGTTCGGCGCCCAGTTCACCGGTTTGCAGTAAACGGCTGGAGGGCGAGATTAGCGTgaatggaggaggaggaatcGCGACTCGGGAGCAAACGTCGCTGCAATTGCATCCAGCGCATGGCCAGCCACGTCGTGGCCCCGTTTCGCTGGCCATGTCGAGCTCAAGTAGTCACATACCCGCGAATGGTTCTACGCTGGGTGCGTCGATGCGTGGTAATTGTGATCATCTTGTGGGTGCGTCTCCTGCTGTTAGCTCGGCAAGCTCGATCTGCTCATCGGAGATGAATCTGTCGCAGGAGCTGCAGAATCATCCGCTCTTTAAGACGCCCGCCGTTGATCGCAGCGTAAGTAGCATG TCACCGCGGAGCAATAGTAGCGCACAACCCCAACCAGAGGATAGCATGAATGATCTGATATCGCTGGACGATAGCAACAACACTAGCTTCGATCTGGAGGACTTCGATCCGCTCAATCAGAATGCAAGACCCTTGCCACCGCTGGGCAGCAAACatttcaacagcaacaagacgAAGTCAAGCACACTGCCCGCCGGCGTCACCAGCAGCGTGGTTATGCAGGCCAATAATAGTGTCAACAATCCGCTGTATCCATACTTTGCGCCCAAGCACATGGCCACTGTGGCTGCGGTCACAAATCGAGTGACTCCGTTGCCCCCACAAATACAACGCAACAATATGACAGGTGTGAAGCCGGATGATGACTTTGAGCTGTTGCGAAAATATGGGTTAGATCAGTTCTCATTAAATGTAACCACGACGACAACGACTCCGAGCAATACCACAGCGCCAGCATTAACCGCAGGCACAGGCGTTGGCAAGGGAATGAATAACTGGACGACCTTTGACTAA